Proteins encoded within one genomic window of Nonomuraea gerenzanensis:
- a CDS encoding cytochrome c oxidase assembly protein, protein MPGRRAGDPGVTHHGDHSGVPAPVLLPVLLLLLAAAYLVPAARATGWKGWRSALFVAGLALVAAALTGPIAAWAATDFRGHMVQHLLVGMLAPLGLVLGAPVTLLLRSLPAARARRLARLLRHRAVHAVANPVTALLLSAGGMIVLYCTPLYRLVLAHGALHAAVHVHFLLSGCLFAWVIAGPDPAPRRPTVVARLVVLGVAIAAHSVLSQLMYAGVGVDLPVPEEQRRGAAEIMYYGGDLAELLLALALVAGWRPRPAARRRVTAAAAEQGG, encoded by the coding sequence GTGCCGGGACGACGAGCGGGCGACCCGGGCGTGACGCATCACGGCGACCACAGCGGCGTGCCGGCGCCGGTCCTGCTGCCGGTCCTGCTGCTGCTCCTGGCCGCCGCCTACCTGGTGCCCGCGGCACGGGCCACCGGGTGGAAGGGGTGGCGCTCTGCGCTGTTCGTCGCCGGGCTGGCGCTGGTGGCGGCGGCCCTGACGGGGCCGATCGCCGCCTGGGCCGCCACGGACTTCCGCGGCCACATGGTGCAGCACCTGCTCGTCGGCATGCTGGCACCGCTCGGCCTGGTGCTCGGGGCGCCGGTGACGCTGCTGCTGCGCTCGCTGCCGGCCGCCCGCGCCCGCCGCCTGGCCCGCCTGCTGCGCCACCGCGCCGTCCACGCCGTGGCCAACCCGGTCACCGCCCTGCTGCTGAGCGCGGGCGGCATGATCGTGCTGTACTGCACGCCGCTCTACCGGCTCGTCCTGGCGCACGGCGCCCTGCACGCTGCCGTGCACGTGCACTTCCTGCTGTCGGGCTGCCTGTTCGCCTGGGTGATCGCCGGGCCCGACCCGGCCCCGCGCCGCCCCACGGTGGTGGCCCGGCTGGTGGTGCTGGGGGTGGCGATCGCCGCGCACAGCGTGCTCTCCCAGCTCATGTACGCCGGCGTCGGCGTGGACCTGCCCGTACCCGAGGAGCAGCGCCGTGGCGCCGCCGAGATCATGTACTACGGCGGCGACCTCGCCGAGCTGCTCCTGGCCCTCGCCCTCGTGGCCGGCTGGCGGCCCAGGCCCGCCGCGCGGAGGCGGGTGACCGCCGCCGCAGCGGAGCAAGGGGGATGA
- a CDS encoding DUF2243 domain-containing protein, with amino-acid sequence MATRNAIALPGTILGVGLGGFVDGILLHQLLQWHHMLSSTDTDNVGVRHYPVDTLPGLRMNTVWDGLFHTFTWLAVLIGLGLLYSRVTASRGRLWRSRALWGWILVGWGLFNLVEGVIDHHLLGIHHVRTGPGQLWWDLGFLLLGALLVIGGWGLQRGARQVDLCRDDERATRA; translated from the coding sequence ATGGCGACGCGCAACGCCATCGCACTGCCCGGCACGATCCTGGGGGTCGGTCTCGGCGGCTTCGTCGACGGCATCCTGCTGCACCAGCTCCTGCAGTGGCACCACATGCTGAGCAGCACCGACACCGACAACGTCGGCGTGCGCCACTACCCGGTGGACACCCTGCCGGGGCTGCGGATGAACACGGTGTGGGACGGGCTGTTCCACACCTTCACCTGGCTGGCGGTGCTGATCGGGCTCGGCCTGCTCTACTCCCGCGTCACCGCCTCCCGGGGCCGGCTGTGGCGGTCGCGGGCGCTCTGGGGCTGGATCCTGGTCGGGTGGGGCCTGTTCAACCTGGTGGAAGGCGTCATCGACCACCACCTGCTGGGCATCCACCACGTCCGTACCGGCCCCGGCCAGCTCTGGTGGGACCTGGGCTTCCTGCTCCTAGGCGCGCTCCTGGTGATCGGCGGGTGGGGGCTGCAGCGCGGCGCCCGGCAGGTCGACCTGTGCCGGGACGACGAGCGGGCGACCCGGGCGTGA
- a CDS encoding alpha/beta fold hydrolase, with protein sequence MTASDLVVGDRPVPLAVRDHGGDGAPILLLHGLGGTLLHWDAVAPLLTGSHRVVAMDLRGHGLSGDGPWEWEAVLDDVRAVADHLGLDQPFVVGHSLGGMVAVRWALRHPDAPGIVNLDGLRSAETEPRHYAGLAQEELQELLAEVKAVFDAQAAAMAQPLPEAHAAMYPQRSLLTTGEGVFVRPSAALAAQVRYDPYFLDSVEPVAEIRCPALFVLAGRNLPGLPGRVGELMTAQRAGIRRDLLSLLADRPHLRLLDLDASHAMVVERPEEVARAILDFHAETTGRTGPAGRDESTGRPWIPSA encoded by the coding sequence GTGACCGCATCCGATCTCGTCGTCGGTGACCGCCCCGTCCCCCTCGCCGTCCGCGACCACGGCGGCGACGGCGCCCCCATTCTGCTGCTGCACGGCCTCGGCGGCACCCTGCTGCACTGGGACGCGGTCGCGCCCCTGCTGACCGGCTCCCACCGGGTCGTCGCGATGGACCTGCGCGGCCACGGCCTGTCGGGCGACGGCCCCTGGGAGTGGGAGGCGGTCCTGGACGACGTACGAGCCGTCGCCGATCACCTCGGCCTGGACCAGCCCTTCGTGGTCGGCCACTCCCTCGGCGGCATGGTCGCCGTGCGGTGGGCGCTGCGCCACCCGGACGCGCCCGGCATCGTCAACCTCGACGGCCTGCGCTCGGCCGAGACCGAGCCGCGGCACTACGCCGGCCTCGCCCAGGAGGAGCTCCAGGAGCTGCTCGCGGAGGTGAAGGCCGTCTTCGACGCGCAGGCCGCGGCGATGGCGCAGCCGCTGCCGGAGGCGCACGCCGCGATGTACCCGCAGCGGTCGCTGCTCACCACCGGCGAGGGCGTCTTCGTCCGGCCGAGCGCCGCGCTGGCCGCGCAGGTGCGCTACGACCCGTACTTCCTGGACAGCGTCGAGCCGGTCGCGGAGATTCGCTGCCCCGCCCTGTTCGTCCTGGCCGGGCGGAACCTGCCCGGGCTGCCCGGCCGGGTCGGCGAGCTCATGACGGCGCAACGCGCGGGCATCCGCCGCGACCTGCTGTCGCTCCTGGCCGACCGGCCGCACCTGCGCCTCCTCGACCTGGACGCCAGCCACGCCATGGTGGTCGAGCGGCCGGAGGAGGTGGCGCGGGCGATCCTGGACTTCCACGCCGAGACCACGGGCCGCACCGGGCCGGCCGGGCGTGACGAGAGCACCGGCCGGCCCTGGATCCCTTCCGCTTGA
- a CDS encoding ThuA domain-containing protein codes for MLSKLLSLALVAASLTAVPADPAYQVLVFSKTAGFRHDAIPAGVQAIRDLGAANDFTVTATEDAGAFTNLSGYEAVIFLNTTGDVLDDTQQAAFQSYVDGGGGYVGVHAAADTEYGWPYYEKLAGAYFRSHPAVQQATVRTESRAHPATAHLGPAWTRTDEWYNYRTNPRASARVLQSLDETTYSGGDMGGDHPITWCHPQGRGRAFYTGLGHTVESYADPAFRSVLLGGIRYAAGVAQADCRPENGYTPLYNGSTSGWSQAGPGGFGNADATLTSQGGMGLLWYSARELGAYSLKLDWRVTGDSNSGVFVGFPASADPQSAVDNGYEVQIDASDTPDRTTGSVYGFQAADQAARDAALNPPGSWNTYELLVEGERLRVYLNGVQINDFTNTDPRRSLRQGHVGIQNHGAADQVAFRNVRVKELSGGGSVTVEGESYTSSSGVQIAAHPPASGGRTLGYVDNGDWAGYANVATTGAKTFAARVSSGGVGGTIQVRSGSATGPLLGSVAVPVTGGWESFQNVSTALTGSGTGPLFLVFTGGSGNLFDLDTITLDTGGTAQPPSDKVHVFYYPWYGSPQVSGGWRHWQQGGRTPPGDIGADFYPALGAYDSGDFTGAVAQHMKWIRQSAAGVLVLSWWGRGSYEDGLARGVMDAAAREGLKVAWHLEPYSGRTAASTVDDIRYINQTYGAHPAFSNAFYVFESLRITDWSALDQVNQGNVILAQTTDTSKIAHFGGMYTYDAIAGATAPGWQQAADYARQHGLVWAPSVGPGYLDDRAVPGNTTPTLARDDGATYDKEWSNALATMPTWVSITSFNEWHEGSVIEPAVPRAGYQSFEGAYGRTGAAAQTAYLDRTAYWVGRFAGS; via the coding sequence ATGCTGTCCAAACTCCTGAGCCTCGCGCTCGTCGCGGCGAGCCTGACCGCCGTCCCCGCGGATCCGGCCTATCAGGTGCTGGTCTTCTCCAAGACCGCCGGTTTCCGCCACGACGCCATCCCCGCGGGCGTCCAGGCCATCCGCGACCTCGGCGCGGCGAACGACTTCACCGTGACCGCCACCGAGGACGCCGGCGCCTTCACGAACCTGTCCGGCTACGAGGCCGTGATCTTCCTCAACACCACCGGCGACGTGCTCGACGACACTCAGCAGGCCGCCTTCCAGTCCTACGTGGACGGGGGCGGCGGCTACGTGGGCGTGCACGCCGCCGCCGACACCGAGTACGGCTGGCCGTACTACGAGAAGCTGGCCGGCGCGTACTTCAGGAGTCACCCCGCCGTCCAGCAGGCCACCGTCCGCACGGAGAGCCGCGCCCACCCCGCGACCGCGCACCTCGGCCCCGCCTGGACCCGCACCGACGAGTGGTACAACTACCGCACCAACCCCCGGGCGTCGGCACGCGTCCTGCAGTCGCTGGACGAGACCACCTACAGCGGCGGCGACATGGGCGGCGACCACCCCATCACCTGGTGCCACCCCCAGGGCCGGGGCCGCGCCTTCTACACCGGCCTCGGCCACACCGTCGAGTCCTACGCCGACCCGGCCTTCCGCAGCGTGCTGCTCGGCGGCATCCGGTACGCGGCCGGGGTCGCCCAGGCCGACTGCCGCCCCGAGAACGGCTACACCCCGCTCTACAACGGCTCCACCAGCGGCTGGTCCCAGGCAGGGCCCGGCGGCTTCGGCAACGCCGACGCCACCCTCACCTCCCAGGGCGGGATGGGCCTGCTCTGGTACTCGGCCAGGGAGCTCGGCGCGTACTCGCTGAAACTGGACTGGCGGGTGACGGGCGACAGCAACTCCGGCGTCTTCGTCGGCTTCCCCGCCTCGGCCGATCCGCAGTCCGCCGTGGACAACGGCTACGAGGTGCAGATCGACGCCTCCGACACCCCCGACCGCACGACCGGCTCGGTCTACGGCTTCCAGGCCGCCGACCAGGCCGCCCGGGACGCCGCCCTCAACCCGCCCGGCTCGTGGAACACCTACGAACTGCTCGTGGAGGGCGAACGGCTGCGCGTCTATCTCAACGGCGTCCAGATCAACGACTTCACCAACACCGACCCCCGGCGCTCGCTGCGCCAAGGCCACGTCGGCATCCAGAACCACGGCGCCGCCGACCAGGTCGCCTTCCGCAACGTCCGGGTCAAGGAGCTGAGCGGCGGCGGCAGCGTCACCGTCGAGGGCGAGTCGTACACGTCCAGCTCGGGCGTGCAGATCGCCGCCCACCCGCCCGCCAGCGGCGGCAGGACGCTCGGCTATGTCGACAACGGCGACTGGGCGGGCTACGCGAACGTCGCCACGACCGGCGCGAAGACGTTCGCCGCCCGCGTCTCCTCCGGCGGGGTCGGCGGCACCATCCAGGTCCGCTCGGGCTCGGCCACCGGCCCTCTGCTGGGCTCGGTCGCCGTGCCCGTCACGGGCGGCTGGGAGAGCTTCCAGAACGTCTCCACCGCGCTGACCGGCTCCGGCACCGGGCCGCTGTTCCTGGTCTTCACCGGCGGCAGCGGCAACCTCTTCGACCTCGACACCATCACCCTCGACACCGGCGGCACCGCGCAGCCGCCGTCGGACAAGGTGCACGTCTTCTACTACCCCTGGTACGGCTCGCCGCAGGTCAGCGGCGGCTGGCGGCACTGGCAGCAGGGCGGGCGCACCCCTCCGGGCGACATCGGCGCCGACTTCTACCCCGCCCTGGGCGCGTACGACTCGGGGGACTTCACCGGAGCGGTGGCCCAGCACATGAAGTGGATCAGGCAGTCGGCCGCCGGGGTGCTGGTGCTGAGCTGGTGGGGCCGCGGCAGCTACGAGGACGGCCTGGCGCGCGGCGTCATGGACGCGGCGGCCAGGGAGGGGCTCAAGGTGGCCTGGCACCTGGAGCCCTACTCCGGCCGCACCGCCGCCTCCACCGTGGACGACATCCGCTACATCAACCAGACCTACGGCGCGCACCCGGCCTTCAGCAACGCCTTCTACGTCTTCGAGAGCCTGCGCATCACCGACTGGTCCGCCCTGGACCAGGTGAACCAGGGCAACGTCATCCTGGCCCAGACCACCGACACCTCCAAGATCGCCCACTTCGGCGGCATGTACACCTACGACGCGATCGCCGGCGCCACCGCGCCCGGCTGGCAGCAGGCCGCCGACTACGCGCGGCAGCACGGCCTGGTGTGGGCGCCGTCCGTGGGGCCCGGCTACCTCGACGACCGCGCGGTGCCCGGCAACACCACGCCCACCCTCGCCAGGGACGACGGCGCCACCTACGACAAGGAGTGGTCCAACGCGCTGGCGACCATGCCCACGTGGGTGTCGATCACCTCGTTCAACGAGTGGCACGAGGGCAGCGTGATCGAGCCGGCGGTGCCGCGCGCGGGTTACCAGAGCTTCGAGGGCGCCTACGGGCGCACGGGGGCCGCGGCGCAGACGGCGTATCTGGACCGGACGGCGTACTGGGTGGGGAGGTTCGCCGGGAGCTGA